The Cottoperca gobio chromosome 5, fCotGob3.1, whole genome shotgun sequence region gcatctaagagcgcgattaatctgtgttaatgtttttgtcgcgttatttctgtgattaattaatcgaaatgaacgcgctaattcgacagccctgtgtgtatgtgtgtgttttatagtgATAAAGTAATATATTTGATTGTCAATCTCACCTcaattaataataatctcaGATACTTTGATGTGAATAGATGCTATAATTTGTGTTCTCCCTTTTGTGTGTGGATTTTTACAGCGCATTAAAATTCCCAAGACAGATTCCTCCTCAGACACCTTCAACAATTTTGATTTCTACCTGTCTAATGTGGGCAAAGACAACCCTCAGGGAAGCTTTGAGTGCATCCATCAGTATGTGTCAAGGTAATGGTAATCACTGGTTACTGTTACAGTCTTGCCACACATTGCTAGAAGGTAAACCCTCTGcctcacatttctctctcatACTCCCTCTTTGTCTCCAGCTCAGGGGCCTCACACCTGGCATTGTTGGCCACAGTACAGGACAAGGTCACAGTGTGTGCCACTAATGACTCCTACCAGGTGACCCGGGAACGCATGACTCAGGCAGCGGAGGACACGCGTGAACGTGGGACCAAAGTCATCAAGCCTGGGGGCCAGTACAGAGGTATGGCCCTCACTACAGTCTTACTTCTGTACGTGCCACTGTCAGATGCCGGGTCGGATCCCCGGACACCAGCATGGCTTTACGCCCTATCAacatctctcctctttttttttttcaagcttgGCCTCTTTTGAGGGACTGAATATGTGAAAGCTGACGGCCTGACTCCATTCAAAGCCATTATTGAAACTGGCTAACCAATTTTGCCGTCTCAGTCTTTTCCAGATTAGCAGTCTGACTGATAAGGGCCAAAGGTTGCGCCTGAAgctatttctgttttattgacACATAGCCTGCCAAAATGATACTGAAAGTGTCACAGTACAGGCACTAAGAGCTGCTTGTGTTATACTTGTTCCCATTAAGTGTTACTTGCCTTTTCAGTTTCAAGACCAAGATAATATGGTAACTATGAAAAAACAATCCTGCCAGTAAAGGAAACCTCAACCTCAACCTCAAAGTAAGAGTAGTGTCAGTCTTAGCACCTGGAACAAAGATCTAACAAACCACCGAGCAACTCTGGATGCAAATTATTTTGATGGTCTGTCAATCACTACTAAGCatgcacatttacatacattaatAATTACTGTTAATTACTGTTAATTAACACAGATTGGAATTATATGGCACCATTAAAAATGGAGGTACTGTCAGTACTTATggctttaataaataaaaatctgtaCCCACATGCTAAATGCATTAAACCAAAATATGTAccactttctttgtttctctctggcTGGTTTGAAAACATCAGCTCCAAGGAATTTGCTTGTTTCTTctaatgtgtttatactttaaaatgtctatTAAGCAGTATACCAGTGGTAGCCTAAATGTAACCCTATATGCACAGTGGACAAGAAGGTTTAAGGCTTAGTTCTTATGTGTATGGATAAGAAAAGCTTCTTCAGTCTGGCCTCAAACATGGACAGATGCAATGCACACACATTGTACTATTTTAACTTTGCTTGGTGGTTTGATTATGGAAGTGATTCTGATACCCAGTTAAACTCTTGTCTAAACTCTGTTAAAGAGCTCCACTCAATAGACTTTTGACAAAACCTAATTACAATGTGGATTGTTtaaaaattaatataaaattgTATTTCCTGAGTCCCCCAAAAGCTGCTCCTGAGGTTGTGTTTAAGTTTATCAAATAATATCAAAAGCAAGACTATTAGAGAAAATATGAGACATGACATTTAAATTAGACTAATAATACTTTGAGATACTCCATTTAATGGCTATATTACCATTTATTTGCTTGAGTGGTGGGATGACTTCACCAAACAAGTCATACAAAACTATACAAAACCAGAACCAAAAATCTAGCTCAGTCAATACATTTTCGACACAACTTAAAATCTCCTCAGGCCCTGGGGATAAATTTGCATATACTGTAGTAGCCCAGATAGAAACTGGGAAATGAGAAGAGGGTGGAACGGGCTTGTAGCAGCTGGTTTGGAGTGAGCGCCCTATTTACGAATGCAAAAGTGGCTATTAGCTTCTTGTTTTCACAGGCTTTAAATTACTATACTCTTGTTCTGTATAAGTTCTCTATGTACAGAATGATTATTTCTAAAGGAGGACACTTTATTACTTAGGCTTCCCACCTGCAGCAATCTGTCATTAGACAATGCAAAGTGTGTAAGCTTACACCTCCTACTAGCCTTTGCTTTTTGACCACGAGAGGGGGagttcctctttcttcctctccttaaCTTTAATCTTTTAAAGAGCTTAAGAATTTCATATTGACCATGAAGCGGTATAGTGAAATGTGCGGGCACCCTGACTAAGCACTTGGCTCATAAACGCTGAACAGCGTTGTCTTGGGTTCTAATCACCTAGATGACCGAGTGCTGATTCAGGGAGCCTGCTTATGATTGAGGCTCTAATGTTTTAGTTACAGCATATATGACAGAACATAATTCCCTTGTCACAAGTTTTAATTTCTAACCTGACAGACGCTTGTTAGTGTGACGCAGTAGCCGAGTAGTGTATTcaatacagtgtttcccctaggtttactgctttggaggggcgctcaccgtgTGTGCGTGGCGCGGGAAGATTGCGTGCACgacgcggtttctatttagttctcctctctgtaggtgtgtgcgcacgtgtaggtgtgtgcgcacgtgtaggtgtgtgtgtgtgtgtgtgtgtgtgtgtgtgtgtcagctgcgaagccccgcccttcataaaacggagcgaaggacagaatgtgaatgcgcaaagtagacagcacaaactgaaacgtgcacataaattagatcaatagcataagcgttttagtttatttaataaaagagcacctgttatttgtgaaaagtgacttatgaataaaaaaagatatttatttattttattcgagggggaaaaaaaattTCAGGCTGGGCTCTGACAGGGCGCTGGGCTCTGACAGGGCGCAGCGctctgccaagacaatggtaggggaaacactgcaataTAGGCTATTGAAATAGACTGGATTATTaaagaatgtgaatgcgcaaagcaaaagaaaaaacaccttgaatttcaggggggcgCAGGGTTCCgtggggggggggcgcagccccaagacaatggtaggggaaacactgaccgTAGGCAGGAGTGTTAATGAGCAAATATGTcgattatataaaaatgttcaaGGCTTTTAACATCGTCTTTATCTTTTGTCTCTAGGAAAGAAAGTCCATATCCGTAGGCCAGCGCTAACGGGCCAAGACGTGGTCCCAGAGCGCAAGCGCTCCACACCCATCAACCCAGCCAACACTATTCGTAAGTGCCTTTCCAATAACCCTGTGTCCCAGCGGCCGTTCCGGGATCGCATCATCCATCTGCTGGCGCTCAGGCCCTACAAAAAGCTGGAATTGCTCGCCCGTTTGCAGCGGGACGGTATCAACCAGAAGGACCGAACCTCAATGGGAACCACCCTGCAACAGGTACTGTAAAGTGTCGCTTTTTGATTGCCATAATATGATGtataattattagtattagtagtacaCACTATCACGGTTCAAGGATCATTCTCCTTCTGTAACACAGTTGCACAACGTAATGCAGTTGTAGTGCATTTATGCTACaccagaaaaacacaaactagtGCATCCAGAAGTAGTAActtctgtttttacaaaagCTGACATTTAGGTATTTCACACTACGGCTTGTGTTCTTTAAGTGTCTACTTTGAGCCCAAATGATCCCCCTTAAACATGAGATCAAGGTACATAAATCTGCCTGAGGAAATCTGGTTCAAGATTTCATTCACTTTGAAGCCACTTAATCGTTAATCATTATTTGCATGCACAGATGTTAAGTGAGCACAGGAAATGTGAAGTTTCTGTACATGTATACTTCTCATACTGacagtttaatgtgtgtgtgtgtgtgtgtgtgtgtgtgtgtgtgtgtgtctgtgtgtgtgtgtgtgtgtgtgtgtgtgtgtgtgagaaacaggTGGCAAACCTGAACCCCAAAGACAACACATACTCATTGAAGGACTTTATTTATCGTGATGTCCAGCGAGACTGGCCCGGCCACTCTGATGATGAGAAGTCCCAGGTTGAGCGGATCCTGGCTCGGTACAGAAATGGCCTattaagcattttattttatttctgagtTTAAATACATACTTGTTTTGAACTAATAAAGCATTTGCATTGCATGGCGTGTAACTACACTTAAGTTTAAGTACTAGTTTAAAGTTGTCACATTGTATCTGACATGAATTCACCACAGCTGTTGTGCTCCATGAAGGACAAAACTAGCTCATTTAAACTGCCACCTTTTCAATCCGTCAGATTATGTTAAAAGAATAAATAGCTCAGCATTTAAGTCTATTAATAGCTCATGTAGTACACaagcaggttttgtttttacagtattttcttTATGCTAGACATGAAATGGgattgcaaaaataacaactATACAGTTTAATGCAATCCTGttagttgttgatgttgtttagTCTTAGCCCAAATGCAGATCTGAGATTGTAATTGTGTTGCATTAGTACTGAATGAGCAGTAACAGCGTTTTGAAAGATTTTGTGATAATTCATTGTGAAGGAAGTTGTCCCAGTTAAAGATACCCTACGGAGATTTATTGTAAACAATCAAACGTTCTGTTTACATTTAGTGTTACTCACCAACTCACATTATTTGTATCCTTTAGGcctgacattttaaattgttcatTGTTTATATGCATGTGTGCTGAATAATAAgtcacatgagctgtgagttTCAAATGAGGACACGTGGCAAACACTTGCTTTTAAAGTAGGATTACTTCAGCGGGTCTTGGGGTAATGATAGTTGAGCGCTGGACCCTCATGTGCCCTTTCTTCTCTGTTACACTATACTCTCCACTGACACcactcttctccttttctttaaCAGCAAGTTAGGTCTTGCTTCTGAGACCCTCTCATCAAGCAGTCCTCCCAAAGACGTTGTCCCCACATCCCCCCAGGTATCTGagcaaatgcacacaaacacacactcttacagTGAAATATGCAATTTCTTCAGCTAAATTTTGTATGTTGTCTTCCAGAAGCGCCAGCCAGACTTTGACTTTATCGACCCTTTGGCGCCTAAGAAAGCCCGCATCTCCCACCTCAGCAATCGAGGGCCAGCCgcatcttcatcctcctctgaCCGCCGTGAGGACGAGGGCAGCCCCAGCTCTAAACGCTCGTCACTACCCTCTCACGTCACCTCAGGCCCTCCCACCCATCTCCCCATCCCGTCCCACCCTCCTGCCCCCTCTCACCAGCAGCCCAGCCCAGCCTCCAACTCCAACTCCCCCAGCACCCCGGAGGGCTGCGGCACCCAGGACCTGCCCATGGAccagagttcctcctgcagagacCCTTCACCCAGCCCCTTCTCCTCTGATAGGACCCTGCAGGACCGCTATCGGAACCCCGTCCCCAGACCAGCAGCCTCCCCcagtcctcctcctgctcttcctcctcctcctcctcctcctcctcctcccccttgcACCTCACTCACAGTTACATCCACTGTCATCACCAGCCCTCCCTTGTCCAGCAGTACCAACaagaagtttaaaaagaaatccaagAAGCACAAAGATAAGGAtcgagagagggagaaagggaaacGGACGGAAAAAAGTAGCAAAAGTCCTCCCAGCGTAGCAGAGCAGGCTGAAGAGACTCGTAAAGCCAAAAAGAAGCGCAGTGCTGAGGAGAACAGAGTTGGAGAAGTTATCGACAAGAATCCTCACAAAGATCCAGGTTTGTTTCTgtcttaattattaattatcagCATCCCTGAACAAAAGGTTTCAAGACTTGTAGTCAATATGGACCAGTTTTTTCATTGCATGTTTAGCCCTTTTGCCATCCTACACGCACCTCAAattaatgtcaaacattttcCAGCTtcattttctaatatttgttttcCCTGATCTCATGCAGCATTTCTTTCCTCATTCATTTGACTTATTACACAGATTATTTAGTCAATTACTTGGTCAGTGTGGTGATTTAGTTCAGAGGACGtatgtaaacatttatttatttatttagaaatatatacatattcgcACCGAATTAGATTAAGTACATGTGATGGAAACGGGCTTGTTCATtgtgtcaaacacacagacctggCAGCCGTAGCATTAGAGCCCACACACTTTCATTACGGCAGACGACTGTTGAAGCTTTGATGCACACACTGTACGCAACTTGCCCATCAAATAACAGTCAGACAGAGTTAACGACGAGGGTTCACTAGCATCTAGCTACTAAATCTAGATGTTTTCTCAGGAGTTTGTGaactaaaatgtaattctctaagaatattgaaataaaatttCTCCAATAGGCCTTTTCCACAGAAGCCATTTTGACATGTTGCTGtaggaaaataattaaatgagaaatgaAAAAGGCTATAAAATATCAGGCTCTGTCATAAACAAAGATCTAATTGCGATTCTTTTGACTGATATTTCAATTGTGATATGATTTGCGATACTGGAGGGAATGAGAATTAtatcattattctcattttcattggGAAACGTGTTGACACTGACATGTCTCATGACCGACTTGCCTTCTCTATCCAAGTTTCGTCGAGGTTTTATCTTTCAGACTTTGGATTGTTGCTCAccatgtttcaaatgtttacgTCTGTTACAGCCCATCCAACCACATACACTTTGATCTTTGATTACACTGATGTACTGGATGTTGTGTGAACAGGCTTTGGCATTGATCTGTGCTCTTCTCTGGTCTTTAGTTCTggttcgtgtgtgtgtatatgtgtgtgtgtgtgtatatgtatatgtatatatatatatatatatatatagtatatatatatatatatatatatatatatatatatatatatatatatatatatatatatatatatatatatatatatatatatatatatatatatataaatataatataatatatatatatatatatatatatatatatatatatatatatataaatataaataaataataatctatcttttttttctctttatctccctGCAAAATACAGTGGTCCGTACCTGAAAGTGTTGCTTCTGTGTGTTATGGATTATCAGTgctgtatatttattattgcaaTTATCCATCATGGACATTTTTGTATGAGTGCAAGGTGTACAtggctgttgttttgtttgtattgttgtcttgtttttaactcgtttcatttttatttatgaccTAATAACttatttcttttcacttttgagAAGTGCATTTCCCCTGGTATGTTATCTTACATTCTTAcactttcctctttctccacagactcttcAGATAAAGAGAAGCCTGTCCAATCCACTGAATTCTCCTCCACAATTGAGATGCCTGACTATGTCGTGTGAGTCACCTTGACATACCTCGAAAGTTCCCCATTTCCCCACAGCGTGACCCTCTTTACTCTTTCAAGTCTTTCTTcacagtttgaaacatttgactAAACAGGACGTTGAGAATTAGAACACAGGAAATGCAGCAATAAACTACAGACGTGATTCATTTGTGCCGTctggtatttttctttttttgatgtaGGAACTGTTGTGCATTTTTCATGTCATTGGTAAGGAGTGCAGGCAGCTTGTTGACATTCCACAAAGAGGGAAGCTCGACAGGATTCTCACCTGTCTTTAAAGAGCACAACCTTTTAGTGAGTTGTATTCAAAACAAGGAACGTAAGGGGGAAGTTTGCTCACAATGTAGTGCTGGGTTTGAACTTGACAtgacaacaaataaatacaattctaaAATGATGATTTTATGAGTGCAAACGGgttcaaaataattaaatgtccTTTCCTGTGTCTACAGGAAGTACATGCCCATGGTGTCCATTGACCAGCGGCAAAGCTACAAGGATGATTTCAATGCAGAGTATGAGGAGTATCGCCTGCTACACGCCCATGTGGAGAGCATCACCCGGCGCTTTACGCAGCTGGATGCCAAGTGCCGGAAGCTGGCACCTGGCACCAAAGAATACCAGGTAATAGGAGTTAGCATGAATACACTGCACTTATGTTGATGGTTTTCACATGCCAGATATTTTCTAAAGCCACATGCTGTACAAACCTGGTTGAGCATTTGTGGTGGATTTTTCATCTTAAACAGCATTTTCCATCATTTTCAAGAACTCTCAGAAAAGGTAGCTGACCAGAATCATAGGACTACAGAGGCTATCGTTGCGTCTCCATAGTCCTGTTCCTTTATACTTAACATAAATTATTATCTACAAAAGAACATATGTTTCTGTTTAAGGTGCTGCTATGTGCCAAGTTATTACATAGACATCACTTTAAAGTTTTGATTTCTCTATCGGCTAAATGTAGCCGTCACAATATTTTAACGCTTTTTCCTGACACAAAGGTAGTGAATGCAACGTACgtaatttgtcatatttataAATGATGTGGATTTGCATAAAAAgtgatttttgttttaacaGAAGGTGCAAGAAGAAGTCTTGAAAGAGTACAAGAAGATGAAACAAGTGAGCAGCTACACGTTGTTTCCGTAGACCACAAACACTTGGCCTTGTTGGTTCAAATGTTTTAACCATgttggctgtttttttttgttttttttaatcaaacaccGCAGGAGATAGCTGGAGTCTGATATTATGTGTTTGTCTTACAGCACAGCCCCAACTACCACGAGGAGAAACAGCGCTGCGAGTACCTGCACAACAAGTTGGCCCACATTAAGCGGCTAATAGCTGATTTTGACCAGCGCAGAGCCCAGCCCTTCTGCTGAGAGCACAGCAACATCTTCACTAATCAGTATTGAGAAAGGAGTGTCGAACCAGGAGGGGGTGTCCAACTGGCTGTTATTTATTAACACCCCTTCAGTTACTGCCTCCacaacagccccccccccccccccccccccccccccccctcatctctCTTCCCTTTTCCTTTTCCCATCGAGTTGTTTTCATTCCTTGCTTCTTTTCCGATCTTTGATTCCACTGGCTTCATTGTTGCCTGCAATCTTAAAGTTTCACTTTGACTTTACGCTCCATCCTTTGCTTTCTCTCATGTTTCTTCTCAATGAACTCCTGTGGAATTTCAAACCACTGGTTCAGTGAAAGGGGCCGCCTGCATGTGTGAAGGGGTTTTGGGGGGAAAACTTCAACTCTTCTAACCTTTTTTTTGAAGGACTTTATCTTCAGgcaaaataaaagaacaaaaaaagtatttttgagcagcagagaaaatattaacttgtatttaagtaaaaaaaaaaaaacggaatgaaagaaagagggagatctATTTATTTTGGGACTCGTAGTGCAAAAAAGAGTCCGCAGATGATATATTGTTTAACTTTTGCTGAAAACAATGCAAGAAAAAATACCGCGGGCCTTATGTGTTTTGACTTTGTGAAGCCATTTTGCACGCAAGATCCATTGTGTCATCTCATTTGGCAAAGATGTCTTTCCTgcctcatttcctctcctttcatAAAAACTGTACTGGATAACCTTGCTTCAACACATCGCTGTCATTGCTGAGTTTGAGGCTGGAAAGGAAATGAGACGGGCAGGAGAACTCACTTGAGCTGATGGAGAAGCAACAACAGTATGTGTGCATGGATTGTAAATTTAGTTGTATTGGCCACGTGGGTTTGTGGGGTATCTAAAGGAGTATGACCCCCTGTCGGTAGGGGGCAGTATTCCCTGCACCAACAGTGTTTAGCGTTCACGGTGCATTATGGGTGCCTTAAGGTGTTTACACTCGGAAACGTCGAGTCGGGCCGACCCTTAGGGTCCACAAAGGAACTATAACTGCCTGGaaacaggttgtgtgtgtgtgtgtgtgtgcgcatgtctgagcagagaaggagggaaggaagggatGTGAAGTCTGGAAGGAGTGTTACaaatagtatgtgtgtgttcgtgtgtttgTACGGTTGTGCATTATGAGGAGTGACTGGtgtaaggaggaggaaaaaatagaaaagtggAGAAAAAGTGATAAacgtgaaaaacaaaaaaaagctgctATAGTGTTTGACCAGCCAGAGCACTCGGGATCAGCCTGGCTGGAGTAACAGTACCTGATCTTAATTGAAGAGATATAGGAGATCCTTATTTTCAATGATGGTTCAGAGCCTGGAAAAGGACCGCGTCCACCTCTTCAGCTTTATCCAGCGGCAGACAGCCggtgttttctgttttagaaAGAAGCAAAAAAGTGTGTCATCCACCAgaggatttaaaatgtatttgattctCAGTTTGAGTTCTGCAGAgcagtgaataattatttttattttttttcaacattGATATGGATTTAGTtcaatggatggatgaatggctTCTATGaaaagtctttatttcaacaaGGGAAAAATTGTTTACAAGCCTGTGTTAGAATGTTTGCCaaaaattaaatacttttctgGTACTGCATCCGTGGAGTAAAATTCATTATGATTGGGGCTTGATTTTAGGAGACACTACTACTGGAATATGTGTCATTACATTTAGGGATATGAAGAGGAACTGAATCATTGCGCCCCCAGAAGGTGTTTACTATCTACTTGTGTAATGGTCGGCTTCTTCTCAGCATATCCAGCTTGTCTGTCCTGTaatggaagaaaacaaagccCCATTTTTTCCACACAGATTTAAGTAAATGTCGACCACTTCTATTTCACATAGCTTGGTTGTGacattctgtctgtctctgcagcagacTGGCTGTTTTGTCCGGCCTGTCAATCTATTTAATGTCATTATACACCTAGCGTCTTTACCTATTGTCTCAAGTTATTTTGGACAGAAAATCAGCACTTGTCATCTTGGACGCGTCACTTAAAAACACAGAGAAtgcatataaaaaaatgttcagGCTTTactttaacccccccccccccccccccccccccccctgttttcCCTTGCAATGGTCATGTCCCAGAATTTGGACCAGATAAGGAAACGCCAGCAAATGTATGATGGGCTTTACCATCACGTGTCCTCTTCTCAGCCCTCCcaacatttctgtctttatcAAATACCGATACTTAAATTGGGTCTGATCAACATGAATTATGGGACGAGGTTGGATCAAGAGTCTTAATGAGGAAGTGACAAAGTGGAAAGGCCCTGGCAGTGTTTAGATGTGAGAAACCACTGAAAATCAAGTGAAATCTGATCCTGCCCAGCTGAAAATGTACaagacatttcaataaaaatCAATTTAGTTTTACCTGGATAATGTCTTTCATTGTGTGTTCTTTGCAGTTTCCTTTTCAGCCATTTGAAATTGTTGAAGACATTTAGGAAGTGATATTTAATAGTGTCCATCAGGACGTCGATATATCCAGTGTTGAAACATTTCTGACTGCTAATTATTGTTTCATGTAAATTTAGAAATGGTATTACATTTTCAATCCAAACATATTTAGCTACAACTATAGTCTAGTATGGTACAGAATAATATACTGGTCAAGTATACACTTACATTttgttataaatgtatttactggTAAACATTTAGAATAGTTACTGATTTATAAAGGTTTGCATCATTATGCTTAGTACCTGCAGTTTAGTTACTTGGAaacttctctatcttctctaaGCAATCTCGTTTATCAGCGCCAGCTCTGAACATGAAGGGACCTGGTCTGATGCAGCTTTTCCTATTTCATGGAGAAATTcatataataatgaatatgaataataataaacttaatGTGTAACTTATAAATAGGGAAAAGGTGACGTGACAGCTGCATACAGAATATGCCTCCAGGTTACATGTCATTTACCTTTGTGCCTGAGAAAACTAGTGATATTGGTTTAAATGGGCAACTGTAGAGTAATTCTTAATGTTATGACTTTGTCATCATGCTGCTCTCActattaaataaagtgctgAATTAATGGTTTAAGTTGTCCTCTGCAACAGTAAGAGGTAAGTTAAATGATTACAGCAGATGGCAGAGTCGTTAAAGTTTGTGTTGAAGCCGGTTGATTGTCACATTATGGTATTATTGGAGTGAAACAACTAAGCACATGGTACAGTGGAATGAGTATTAGAAAATAGTCACAAGTGTGTATCAGTAAATTGGAAGTTTTGCATTATGAGTTGCAAACTATTCTACAAATCACAAATTAAGCATCTCGTACGCTCACATTTTTGCTTCAGTTGCAGTGAATATGGTGCAAAacaactttacacacacttgTATAAAAAATGTGTAGTCATGCACAAAATTTGCACATCCGCGTTTCACAAAtcactgtaataataataataataataataataaatatttgtaaagcgcctttcatagctaaaagcaatctcaaggcccTACAATACAAGACACCAGACAGTGAATTCCTTCACATAGTGAAtatgtttttctccaatatgACCTTCATCCATTCACTAGTGTACATGGACACGTGTGATGCTATAAGCCTACACTATgtcatattttaaacatttaatttcaaccGGCCATAAATAAAAACCCCATTATCATTGAAAACCTTCTCAGAAAACCCTGCACTTCTGCACGCGCTTACATGCTCACGCAAGTGTGTATTATCTCTTTAAGAAGGAGGGGGGCCTGTCTCTTACGTCATCCTGTTTAACATAATTGACCAAACGCAGAGCTATCATCTTTGTTCTCTTCCATCGATATCATTTTTCATCTTCTGACCAATTCTTCAGCGACTTAAAATGGCGCAGCAGTTTGTGCAGACTCAAATCAAAGGAGACAAAGTGGTGCTGTTCATTAAGCCCACGTGCTCTTACTGCGTTATGGCCAAAGACGTTTTGTCCAAATACAAATTCAAGCCGGGACATTTGGACTGCATTGATATAAGCGGACGCGGCGACATGGACAACATGCAGGACTATTTCCTGGAACTCACCGGAGCCCGCACGGTAAACGCAAAGTTGCTTTGTCATTGTGTGAACAGCGGAAGTGTCACTTTAAAACCCTGagtttaaatgtgttcacaTAATGAAATGATGTGTCCCTTTTTTATACGTTACAAAGTTAAGGCAACTTTAACCTCATACACCACAGACGATAAATGAACGCTTTTAATAACGtctgtaaaactaaaataacttgTAGCAATGTTAGCTATATATCAGCTATGATGagttagagcaggggtcgggaacctatggctctttcgataacgcaatatatggctcgcgagccatatatggctctttcgataacgcaatatatg contains the following coding sequences:
- the glrx gene encoding glutaredoxin-1 → MAQQFVQTQIKGDKVVLFIKPTCSYCVMAKDVLSKYKFKPGHLDCIDISGRGDMDNMQDYFLELTGARTVPRVFIGEVCVGGGSDVAALHKSGKLETMLQSIGALQ
- the ell2 gene encoding RNA polymerase II elongation factor ELL2, yielding MLQPQRDDGGGLVKMAALSEDGSYGLNCGQQSADRVTVLHVKLTETALKAIESHQNCMNVPSLRPTIQFKGLQGRIKIPKTDSSSDTFNNFDFYLSNVGKDNPQGSFECIHQYVSSSGASHLALLATVQDKVTVCATNDSYQVTRERMTQAAEDTRERGTKVIKPGGQYRGKKVHIRRPALTGQDVVPERKRSTPINPANTIRKCLSNNPVSQRPFRDRIIHLLALRPYKKLELLARLQRDGINQKDRTSMGTTLQQVANLNPKDNTYSLKDFIYRDVQRDWPGHSDDEKSQVERILARKLGLASETLSSSSPPKDVVPTSPQKRQPDFDFIDPLAPKKARISHLSNRGPAASSSSSDRREDEGSPSSKRSSLPSHVTSGPPTHLPIPSHPPAPSHQQPSPASNSNSPSTPEGCGTQDLPMDQSSSCRDPSPSPFSSDRTLQDRYRNPVPRPAASPSPPPALPPPPPPPPPPPCTSLTVTSTVITSPPLSSSTNKKFKKKSKKHKDKDREREKGKRTEKSSKSPPSVAEQAEETRKAKKKRSAEENRVGEVIDKNPHKDPDSSDKEKPVQSTEFSSTIEMPDYVVKYMPMVSIDQRQSYKDDFNAEYEEYRLLHAHVESITRRFTQLDAKCRKLAPGTKEYQKVQEEVLKEYKKMKQHSPNYHEEKQRCEYLHNKLAHIKRLIADFDQRRAQPFC